Below is a window of Oryza brachyantha chromosome 10, ObraRS2, whole genome shotgun sequence DNA.
ATGGAAAAGGAAAATCTGTTTGCCTGGATGACGACCCATGGTTTGGAGAGCCACCAGATTCTGATCCATTCTCTTTTCAACATAGGAAAACCAGAAGCCAGGCAATAGGTTATTCTCTCCTGAATGGTGGCACTGAGGAGAATGGTGACAGCGAAAAGTTGATAAGGCGACGGCAGAAAGCTGATGGTGAGTTGTTACCTAGGGAAGAAAATGGCAGTGCCGTACTAGCAAGGGCTGGGAAAGGCTTGGCATTGAGGCCTAAGTCCGGCAGTCGACAAGATTTGAACAAGAGTCAGCAGAACCTTATGGCATTGGTGGAGCCTTCTTTCAGCGATGGGTTGCATGCTGTAAGGAAATCGTCGAGCACTCCGGAGTTCCAAGAACCAGAGAGCAATAGCAGCAGTTCCTCCATATGGTCGACGAGCAAATGGACCTTAAAACCAGATGCTTTCactctccctcttcctctccctctttttgACAACATTCCAAAGCCGATTGCTGCCTGGAGAAACAAGACAGCTCGAGATTAGTAGCTTATAGTCTCTTGGTTCTACGCACCCCCGATCAAAGGTGAGGTCTTGTAAGCACCCCTGGAGGAGCTTCGGTTGGCAACAGCTCTTCCGAGAGATGGAAGCAGAGCAGGACCTTTGGACCTTGGTTAGTTCCTGGTAGCTGGAGCACACACCACGTGAGATCAACACAGCGATGGTGCTGAGTTTAGCTTCTGTTTTTATGGTTCCCATGTTATATTGGAGATGCTGCAACGAGTAGCAGCATCAGTTTCTTCAGTTAAGTTATAGATGATACAGAGCCTTGGATATTGAGGATATTCTTTTGTACACAATGCAGATAATGTAGGGATAAAAAAGCGGCTATATATGTTGTATGTGTTAGACCTTCGCTGATAAAGAAAATCGTCACTATTTACCTTGCAATTGACCtaaccttttgttttatttaattattttgaccTTGTTGCTCCATTACAATGATCATGCCTTTTTCCTATTCTGCTGCTTGCCATGGCATGCAACCGTGCAGGTTTAAGGCCTGTTTTGAGCTCAAGCATGTATATCCCTACTAGTACTAATATAGACCGTGTTCTTCCGCGGGTAACTTCGTTCGTGGTATtgaattagcatatgattaattaaatattaactgTAAAAACTTAATAATggattgattttatttttatgggtAAAGAACAAGGCCTTATGCTTTATTGAGTGTGATGGAAAAACATGTAAAGAAGATGAATGAAGGGATGTTGTTGAGATAAGGAGGTAAGTAGAGCAGttatatcttgaaataaacaaCCAcatctgcttatacttataagccaacatataaatttttaaccttaaattctaaatttaaatttagagttgattttagagtttttttattatagattattttttaaacttatcttttaaatcaccaagaacacgtatataagaGTTCTtctttatagattatttt
It encodes the following:
- the LOC102702596 gene encoding uncharacterized protein LOC102702596; its protein translation is MSRPHLRAEDDPHAVPRANGFSFEIEEADAAAVAVEQSVSPSPSPSSASPLMSSCGQYMLHRVGKLDTLAGIAIKYGVEVADIKRLNGLSTDLQMFAHKTLRIPLPGRHPPSNGSYEGDDRECTPPRRLHDDLLDSVLRTPRHKVSPAMSLLQGYYGLTPPPKDPTHEGTEMSVYGKGKSVCLDDDPWFGEPPDSDPFSFQHRKTRSQAIGYSLLNGGTEENGDSEKLIRRRQKADGELLPREENGSAVLARAGKGLALRPKSGSRQDLNKSQQNLMALVEPSFSDGLHAVRKSSSTPEFQEPESNSSSSSIWSTSKWTLKPDAFTLPLPLPLFDNIPKPIAAWRNKTARD